Genomic window (Chondrocystis sp. NIES-4102):
TCTCCAAACTCAACAGCTTGATATGCCTCCACGTTTGCTGTTGGGGCCAGGGCCTGCTAATGTTAACCCTAGAGTTTTAGCTGCTATGGGGATTAGTCCCGTAGGACATCTTGACCCGACATATCTAGCTTTGATGGATGAGATTAGAGATCTATTGCGTTATGCTTGGCAAACAGAAAACGAATTGACTATTTCTGTAAGTGGTACAGGATCGGCAGCAATGGAAGCAACGATCGCTAATGCGGTTGAACCTGGAGATGTAGTATTAGTTGGGGTAAAAGGTTATTTTGGTAATCGTTTGGTAGATATGGCTGGGCGTTATGGTGCTGATGTACGCACTATGACTAAACCTTGGGGACAAGTCTTTAGTTTAGAGGAAATAAAAACTAATTTAGCCACCCATAAACCAGCAATTCTAGCTTTAGTTCATGCAGAAACTTCCACAGGTGCGCGCCAACCCTTAGAAGGAGTAGCGGATCTCTGCCGTCAACATAACTGTTTACTATTGGTTGATACGGTAACGAGTATGGGAGGAGTGCCTTTATATATTGATGATTGGGGAATAGATTTAGCCTATAGTTGTAGTCAGAAGGGATTAGGTTGTCCCCCTGGGGCTTCTCCTTTTACGATGAGTAGTAGGGCTGTTGCTAAATTAAACAACCGTGCTAAACCTGTTGCCAATTGGTATTTAGATATGACTCTACTAGCGAAATATTGGGGCGAAGAAAGAGTTTATCATCACACTGCACCTATTAATACCAATTATGGTTTACGAGAATCCCTACGCCTGGTAGCAGAAGAAGGATTAGCCCAACGTTGGCAACGTCATCAACAAAATGCCGAAATGCTTTGGTCTGGTTTAGAGAAAATTGGTTTATCCCTTCATGTAGAGGCTCAATACCGTCTTCCTACTTTAACTACGGTAAAAATTCCTGAAGGAGTTGATGGAAAAGCGATCGCTCTTGAATTATTAACTAAATATAATATCGAAATTGCTGGTGGTTTGGGAGAATTAGGTGGTAAAGTCTGGCGCATTGGTTTGATGGGTTACAATAGTCGTCCTGAAAATGTTCTCTTGCTTTTAGACGCTTTAGAAAAAGTTTTGAATTAGTAAATACTATCAAGCTCAACTAGTTATTAGCTATCAGGTGTAAATACCCCTGAGTTTAAAGCTGAGATAGTTACTAACAACTAAGTAATTGGCGACAGCAAACAAAGGCTTAAATGCGAAGACATCCTCTTGGAGTCTCCCCAAATGGAGCTTCTGGGGCATGATTTCCTGAGCTAATAACTAATAGCTAAAAGCAGAAAAAATATGAGAAGCTATTGTAATTAAACAAAAAATATTAGCAGTTGAGTCGGTATGGAGCAATACGAACGTCTAATCTCAATGGCGGAAGACGAATTAACACAATATAATACCGAGGCTCGGAAAATTGAGAAACTACGCCGAAAAATAGGTTTATCAGTTTCCGCTACTGAGCAACGACAAGTAAAAGAAATGTTGCTTAAAGAAATGCCTCAAGATCCCATTAGAAAACTCATTGCAACACAAAGACAAACAGTAGCACTACCTTTTTGGGGGATAGCGGGGTTGGGATTACTTTTAAGTATCTCTTTCATGCAGCCTTTAGACTCAATTGCTACGATTATTGGTGGCGCGATCGCAATTTATGTTCAGAAACTGGGATGGAAACTAGAAGCAAAACGTTTAGTGTTGCAAACTCTCGAAGATATTGAACAGAAAACTACTAATCCTTCAAAAAATTAGACTAAAAGGTTAAGGATGTGAGCCGAGAATTATGTCTATGTGGAAGTAGAAAAGCTTATCAATACTGTTGTCTTATGTACCTATCGGCAAATAAACAACCAGAGACAGCAGAAAAACTAATGCGATCGCGTTATACTGCTTTTTGCTTAGGTAATGTTGATTATTTAATTTCTACCCTCGCCCCTGCTCAAAGAGAACCCCAGGAACAAGCAGAATTAACTAATACCATTAATAATACTAAATGGTTAGGTTTAACAGTTCTTAATACTAATCAAGGTAAAAAGAACGATTCTGTAGGTTATGTAGAGTTTGAAGCAATTTATCAACTTAAGAGCAATGAACCACAACAACTTCATGAACGCTCCAAGTTTCTCAAAATTGATGGTAAATGGTTTTATGTAAATGGAGAAATTTTACCAGGAACAAAACCGCAAGCCAATCAACCATGTTGGTGTCACAGTGGTAAAAAGTTTCATAAATGTCA
Coding sequences:
- a CDS encoding alanine--glyoxylate aminotransferase; protein product: MVATTGISDRYRLQTQQLDMPPRLLLGPGPANVNPRVLAAMGISPVGHLDPTYLALMDEIRDLLRYAWQTENELTISVSGTGSAAMEATIANAVEPGDVVLVGVKGYFGNRLVDMAGRYGADVRTMTKPWGQVFSLEEIKTNLATHKPAILALVHAETSTGARQPLEGVADLCRQHNCLLLVDTVTSMGGVPLYIDDWGIDLAYSCSQKGLGCPPGASPFTMSSRAVAKLNNRAKPVANWYLDMTLLAKYWGEERVYHHTAPINTNYGLRESLRLVAEEGLAQRWQRHQQNAEMLWSGLEKIGLSLHVEAQYRLPTLTTVKIPEGVDGKAIALELLTKYNIEIAGGLGELGGKVWRIGLMGYNSRPENVLLLLDALEKVLN
- a CDS encoding SEC-C motif domain protein, producing the protein MYLSANKQPETAEKLMRSRYTAFCLGNVDYLISTLAPAQREPQEQAELTNTINNTKWLGLTVLNTNQGKKNDSVGYVEFEAIYQLKSNEPQQLHERSKFLKIDGKWFYVNGEILPGTKPQANQPCWCHSGKKFHKCHGK